A region from the Aegilops tauschii subsp. strangulata cultivar AL8/78 chromosome 5, Aet v6.0, whole genome shotgun sequence genome encodes:
- the LOC109745753 gene encoding protein DETOXIFICATION 54 — translation MAIPLQAKKQQENGSKGGQGSDVDGGDDNPSAAEELRELWRMAAPITALNCVVYLRAMVSVLCLGRLGPLDLAGGALAIGLTNITGHSVLFGLASGLEPLCAQAYGSRNYDLLTLSLHRAVLLLAIAAVPIALLWLNVGPILVALGQDPAISASAAAYAAWALPDLAALAVLQPLRVYLRSQGITKPMAACSAAAVALHIPLNFLLVFRMGFGVRGVAAAQALTNTNMVLFLLAYVRWAGACDDTWRGFARPAAVASGLGGLVRLAVPSCIGVCLEWWWYEVVTVLAGYLQNPTAAVGAAGVLIQTTSLMYTVPMALAACVSTRVGNELGAGKPRRARMAATVALWCAAGVGLAHVAWTAAFSAQWVSLFTREPSVVFLASAAMPVLGLCELGNCPQTTGCGVLRGTARPAVGARINLLSFYLVGTPVAVLLAFGPWPWTGFGGLWYGLLSAQAACVALVLVAVVWRTDWRVEAMRARRLTGTGAETTATATEGEEQEEMRRLVAGNGREADVDV, via the exons ATGGCCATCCCGCTCCAGGCGAAGAAGCAGCAGGAGAACGGAAGCAAGGGCGGCCAAGGCAGCGACGTGGACGGCGGCGACGACAACccttcggcggcggaggagctgcGGGAGCTGTGGCGCATGGCGGCGCCGATCACGGCGCTCAACTGCGTGGTGTACCTGCGCGCCATGGTGTCCGTGCTCTGCCTGGGTCGGCTCGGCCCGCTCGACCTCGCCGGCGGCGCGCTCGCGATCGGGCTCACTAACATCACGGGCCACAGCGTGCTCTTCGGCCTCGCGTCCGGGTTGGAGCCGCTTTGTGCCCAGGCCTACGGCTCCCGCAACTACGACCTGCTCACGCTCTCCCTCCACCGCGCCGTGCTGCTGctcgccatcgccgccgtcccCATCGCGCTGCTATGGCTCAACGTCGGCCCTATCCTCGTCGCGCTCGGCCAGGACCCGGCCatctccgcctccgccgccgcatACGCCGCGTGGGCGCTCCCGGACCTCGCCGCGCTGGCCGTGCTCCAGCCGCTTCGCGTCTACCTTAGGTCCCAGGGCATCACCAAGCCCATGGCCGCCTGCTCTGCGGCCGCCGTCGCGCTGCACATCCCGCTCAACTTCCTCCTCGTCTTCCGCATGGGCTTCGGCGTGCGCGGCGTCGCGGCCGCGCAGGCGCTCACCAACACCAACATGGTGCTCTTCCTGCTCGCCTACGTGCGGTGGGCGGGCGCGTGCGATGACACGTGGAGGGGCTTCGCGCGGCCCGCCGCCGTAGCCAGCGGGCTCGGCGGCCTCGTCCGCCTCGCCGTGCCCAGCTGCATCGGCGTCTGCCTCGAGTGGTGGTGGTACGAGGTCGTCACCGTGCTCGCCGGCTACCTCCAGAACCCCACCGCCGCCGTCGGCGCGGCCGGCGTCCTCATCCAGACAACCAGCCTGATGTACACCGTGCCCATGGCGCTCGCCGCCTGCGTCTCCACCCGG GTGGGCAACGAGCTGGGCGCCGGGAAGCCGCGGCGTGCGCGGAtggcggcgacggtggcgctgTGGTGCGCGGCGGGCGTGGGCCTGGCGCACGTGGCGTGGACGGCGGCGTTCAGCGCGCAGTGGGTGTCGCTGTTCACGCGGGAGCCGTCGGTGGTGTTTCTGGCGTCGGCGGCCATGCCGGTGCTGGGGCTGTGCGAGCTGGGCAACTGCCCGCAGACCACGGGGTGCGGCGTGCTGCGCGGCACGGCCAGGCCCGCCGTGGGCGCCCGCATCAACCTGCTCTCCTTCTACCTCGTCGGCACGCCCGTGGCGGTGCTGCTGGCGTTCGGGCCCTGGCCGTGGACCGGGTTCGGCGGGCTGTGGTACGGGCTGCTGTCCGCGCAGGCCGCCTGCGTGGCCCTGGTGCTGGtcgccgtcgtgtggcgcaccgACTGGCGCGTCGAGGCCATGCGCGCGCGGAGGCTGACCGGCACCGGCGCGGAGACGACGGCGACGGCCACCGAgggggaggagcaggaggagatGAGGCGCCTCGTGGCCGGCAACGGCCGGGAGGCCGACGTCGACGTGTAG